The Tepidibacter aestuarii genome contains a region encoding:
- a CDS encoding GerAB/ArcD/ProY family transporter produces MNKEAISNKQRIYIISLFIMGSSMILTTAGEAKKDIWVALILSILSALPIVLIHARLQSLFPNEDLYDILELVLGKYIGKGICILFIWFSFFLGGLVLRVFGDFIYVVALPETPEIIPMIFTGVLCIWIVKEGIEVIAKWSEFFFIIIIVLIVIVFLLLIDKININNLRPLFNEDLNIVMEASFHAFIFPFTQTIVFTTIFSSFDKKASYKVYTLGILIGWVVLFVLSVNDILVLGVAVSKNMYFPSYASVRLLEIGDISAGFEIVIAGAFLIAGFIKVSMCLLSTCNGIAKILCFNDYKFLVTPIGLLIINLSYFIHDSIMEKSKFALDIYPLYALPFQVILPILILIAAEIKKKQLVDNLK; encoded by the coding sequence ATGAATAAAGAAGCTATTTCTAATAAGCAAAGGATATACATTATAAGTTTATTTATAATGGGAAGTTCAATGATACTGACTACAGCAGGTGAAGCAAAAAAAGATATATGGGTAGCTCTTATTTTATCAATTTTGTCTGCTTTGCCTATAGTATTAATACATGCTCGTCTTCAATCACTTTTTCCTAATGAAGATTTGTATGATATCCTTGAACTTGTTTTAGGCAAATATATTGGTAAAGGAATCTGTATATTATTTATTTGGTTTTCATTCTTTTTAGGTGGATTAGTATTAAGAGTTTTTGGTGATTTTATTTATGTAGTTGCTCTTCCAGAGACTCCTGAAATTATACCAATGATATTTACTGGTGTATTATGTATTTGGATAGTTAAGGAAGGAATTGAAGTAATAGCTAAATGGAGCGAATTTTTTTTTATAATAATTATTGTTTTGATAGTAATAGTTTTCTTATTATTAATTGATAAAATAAACATAAATAATTTGCGTCCTTTATTTAATGAAGATTTAAATATAGTTATGGAAGCTTCTTTTCATGCATTTATATTTCCATTTACTCAAACAATTGTATTTACAACAATTTTTTCTTCATTTGATAAAAAAGCTTCTTACAAGGTGTATACATTAGGGATATTAATAGGATGGGTAGTATTATTTGTACTTTCTGTTAATGATATCTTAGTGTTAGGGGTTGCTGTTTCTAAAAATATGTACTTCCCGTCATATGCATCTGTTAGATTATTAGAAATAGGAGACATATCTGCTGGTTTTGAAATTGTTATAGCTGGTGCATTTTTAATTGCTGGATTTATAAAAGTAAGTATGTGTTTATTAAGTACTTGTAATGGAATTGCTAAAATACTTTGTTTTAATGATTATAAATTTTTAGTTACTCCAATTGGGTTATTGATAATTAATTTATCTTATTTTATTCATGATAGCATAATGGAAAAATCAAAATTCGCATTAGATATATATCCTTTGTATGCTCTTCCGTTTCAGGTTATTTTACCTATTCTTATACTCATTGCAGCTGAAATAAAAAAGAAACAATTAGTAGATAATTTAAAATAA
- a CDS encoding GerAB/ArcD/ProY family transporter: protein MNKEVISDKQGISIVTLFIIGSNSIFVMGLEAKQDAWLAFILAMIMVFPMVIIYSRIHYIFPDKDLFDIFEICFGKFIGKIMILLYTWFVFFFASDILVNYGQFIRIVNLENTPQIVPIISLCILCAWGIKEGIEVLGRWAEFLLPIPIISFFIMILLLTPDMNMDNMKPTLAEGFKPVLEGAFSAFTFPFVQTVVFTMGFFSFKTKKSPYKIYILGLLIGGIFLCILSIINILVIGVDAATRVYYPTRATASKTELGNLFQGAEVMVFLTFILGGFIKISILLLCICKGITKVFGYKKYRFIIIPISLLVINLSYFQYDSIPYYYEFNKEVWPYYHFPFQVIFPIFIWIIAEIKNKRSIKAQ from the coding sequence ATGAATAAAGAAGTAATTTCAGATAAACAAGGGATATCAATTGTAACTTTGTTTATAATAGGGTCCAATTCTATATTTGTAATGGGACTTGAAGCTAAACAAGATGCCTGGTTAGCTTTTATTTTAGCAATGATTATGGTATTCCCTATGGTTATTATATATTCTCGTATTCACTACATATTTCCAGATAAAGATTTGTTTGATATTTTTGAAATTTGTTTTGGAAAGTTCATTGGGAAAATAATGATATTACTATATACATGGTTTGTATTTTTCTTTGCTTCTGATATTTTAGTAAACTATGGACAGTTTATTAGAATTGTTAATTTAGAAAATACTCCTCAAATCGTACCAATCATAAGCTTGTGTATTTTATGTGCTTGGGGAATAAAAGAAGGTATTGAAGTTTTGGGAAGGTGGGCAGAATTTTTATTGCCTATACCTATTATTTCTTTTTTTATTATGATACTATTGTTGACTCCAGATATGAATATGGACAATATGAAACCTACATTAGCTGAAGGATTTAAACCTGTTTTAGAAGGTGCTTTTAGTGCATTTACTTTTCCATTTGTTCAAACAGTAGTATTTACTATGGGCTTTTTCAGTTTTAAAACAAAGAAATCTCCTTATAAAATTTATATACTAGGGTTATTGATAGGAGGAATATTTTTATGCATACTTTCTATAATCAATATTTTAGTTATAGGAGTAGATGCTGCAACAAGAGTATATTACCCCACTCGTGCTACTGCTTCAAAAACAGAGTTGGGTAATTTATTTCAAGGAGCAGAAGTAATGGTATTTCTTACATTTATATTAGGTGGTTTTATTAAAATAAGTATACTATTGCTATGTATATGTAAAGGGATTACTAAAGTATTTGGATATAAAAAGTATAGATTTATCATAATACCTATTTCTTTATTAGTAATTAATCTATCGTATTTTCAATATGATAGCATACCATATTATTATGAATTTAATAAAGAGGTATGGCCTTACTATCATTTCCCATTTCAAGTTATTTTTCCTATTTTTATATGGATTATTGCTGAAATAAAGAATAAACGGTCAATTAAAGCACAATAG
- a CDS encoding HutD/Ves family protein: protein MEENIKIIRKSEHKTTEWSGGTTTQLCIYPYDSEYKELNFKWRLSSARVDVDESVFTHLPNIKRKIMILDGELLLEHEGHHSVKLKEFEQDRFCGDWKTKSYGRVTDFNLMMNDCEGDLEYMCVDECSSKKIVFDINKQEYDYVANVLYVVSGNVSIEIDSQATLCEGDLLLSYMGKDEESKEVNIINKLDKNAKFIRSIIYFSN from the coding sequence ATGGAGGAAAATATTAAAATTATAAGAAAAAGTGAACACAAGACAACTGAGTGGTCTGGAGGGACTACAACACAATTGTGTATATATCCATATGATTCTGAGTATAAGGAACTTAATTTCAAGTGGAGGCTAAGCTCTGCAAGGGTTGATGTTGATGAATCAGTATTTACTCACCTACCTAATATTAAGAGAAAAATAATGATTTTAGATGGTGAATTACTTTTAGAGCATGAAGGTCATCATAGCGTGAAGCTTAAAGAATTCGAGCAAGATAGATTTTGTGGTGATTGGAAGACAAAGAGCTATGGAAGAGTTACAGACTTTAACCTTATGATGAATGACTGTGAAGGGGATTTAGAATATATGTGTGTTGATGAGTGTAGTTCTAAAAAAATCGTATTTGATATTAATAAACAAGAATATGATTATGTAGCAAATGTTTTGTATGTAGTGAGTGGGAATGTTAGTATAGAAATAGATTCACAAGCGACACTTTGTGAAGGAGATTTACTTTTAAGTTATATGGGAAAAGATGAAGAATCTAAAGAAGTAAATATTATTAATAAACTTGATAAAAATGCAAAATTTATTAGAAGTATAATATATTTTAGTAATTAG
- a CDS encoding DUF5698 domain-containing protein produces MTKEVIFSLIGLFLITSFTNILATLKSILISKKIMNPVYFLVFIDAMIFAMVVNKVTSSEGMHFTVAYALGKPVGVFIGSKIEERLALGILEVDLFLKNKDKMIEIAEKLRAVGYTVNNFLARGNNGDARYKVEVVIKRNEFKVFQTILNECGVTNPTLKIKNLSKVDGKITTTSIQTN; encoded by the coding sequence ATGACAAAAGAAGTTATATTTTCACTTATTGGTTTATTTCTAATAACGTCTTTTACCAATATTTTAGCAACATTAAAATCTATATTAATATCAAAAAAAATTATGAATCCAGTTTATTTTTTAGTATTTATAGATGCTATGATTTTTGCAATGGTAGTTAATAAAGTGACTAGTTCTGAAGGAATGCATTTTACTGTTGCATATGCACTAGGTAAACCTGTAGGAGTTTTTATAGGATCAAAAATTGAAGAACGTTTAGCACTTGGTATTTTGGAAGTAGATTTGTTTTTGAAGAATAAAGATAAAATGATTGAAATAGCAGAAAAACTTAGAGCGGTAGGTTATACAGTTAATAATTTTCTAGCTAGAGGTAATAACGGAGATGCAAGATATAAAGTTGAAGTCGTAATAAAGAGAAATGAATTTAAAGTGTTTCAAACTATTTTGAATGAATGCGGTGTTACTAATCCAACTCTAAAAATAAAGAATCTAAGTAAAGTAGATGGTAAAATCACCACAACAAGTATTCAAACGAATTAA
- a CDS encoding glycine betaine ABC transporter substrate-binding protein has product MGLIIQKLVEHMEITLIAVLFAVIVGVPLGIIVSKSEKYGSMILGAANIFQTIPSLALFGFIIPIPIIGGIGYRPAVLVLFLYALLPIIKNTYIGINSVDRAVKESAKGMGMTSRQILLMVTLPLAFPIIMGGIRVATVINIGTATIASLIGAGGLGDFIFKGISMSDTGMILAGAIPTTVLALCVDFILGIVENKLPVRAVGHMITNKTVMKKALIFTMIPVILIGSIFYARINKKDDVITIGTKNFTEARIMGELLSVYIENNTDLETDVIELGGTFPAFKALESKEIDMYVEYTGTGYVSILKKEGDIPSSDEVYNIVKKEFNDKYNLKWFKSLGFNNTFTMTVKEELAEKYNINSFSDLANLSDKLRFGSTVEMLERPDGYRGLKELYGFDFKDIKALEPGLLYNAIDENKVDVINAFATDGKLKELGLKVLEDDKGYFPPYYAAPLVHNETLKEYKELTPLLNNLENILSDEEMQKLNYRADVKKEDLNVIATDFLKDKNLIK; this is encoded by the coding sequence ATGGGGCTAATTATACAAAAGTTAGTTGAACATATGGAAATAACCTTAATAGCAGTTTTATTTGCGGTTATTGTAGGTGTACCTTTAGGCATTATAGTTTCAAAAAGTGAGAAGTATGGAAGTATGATATTAGGAGCTGCTAATATATTTCAGACTATACCAAGTCTTGCTTTATTCGGATTTATAATCCCAATACCTATTATAGGCGGAATAGGATATAGACCTGCTGTTTTAGTATTGTTTTTATATGCATTACTTCCTATTATAAAAAATACATATATAGGTATTAATAGTGTTGATAGAGCGGTTAAAGAATCTGCAAAAGGTATGGGGATGACTTCAAGACAGATTCTTCTAATGGTTACTTTGCCACTTGCATTTCCTATAATTATGGGAGGGATTAGGGTTGCAACAGTTATTAATATAGGTACAGCAACAATTGCATCACTTATAGGAGCAGGTGGATTAGGGGATTTCATATTCAAAGGAATATCTATGAGTGATACAGGAATGATATTAGCAGGAGCTATTCCTACTACTGTACTTGCTTTATGTGTAGACTTTATATTAGGGATTGTAGAAAACAAATTACCTGTTAGAGCTGTTGGTCATATGATAACTAATAAAACTGTTATGAAAAAAGCTCTGATATTTACTATGATACCTGTAATATTAATAGGTTCTATATTTTATGCTAGAATAAATAAAAAAGACGATGTTATAACAATCGGGACTAAAAACTTTACAGAAGCAAGGATTATGGGAGAGTTGTTATCTGTATATATTGAAAATAACACTGATTTAGAAACAGATGTTATAGAGCTTGGTGGAACATTCCCAGCATTTAAGGCTTTGGAATCTAAAGAAATAGATATGTATGTAGAGTATACAGGAACAGGGTATGTTAGTATACTTAAAAAAGAAGGGGATATACCTTCATCTGATGAAGTATATAATATAGTTAAGAAAGAGTTTAATGATAAATATAACCTGAAGTGGTTTAAATCACTAGGATTTAACAATACATTCACTATGACTGTTAAAGAAGAATTAGCTGAGAAATATAATATAAATAGTTTTTCTGATTTAGCTAATCTTTCAGACAAGTTAAGATTTGGATCTACAGTTGAAATGCTAGAAAGACCGGATGGGTATCGTGGATTAAAAGAGCTTTATGGATTTGACTTTAAGGATATTAAGGCTTTAGAACCAGGTCTTTTATATAATGCTATAGATGAGAATAAAGTAGACGTTATAAATGCTTTTGCAACTGATGGAAAACTAAAGGAGTTAGGACTTAAGGTATTAGAGGATGATAAAGGCTACTTCCCACCGTATTATGCAGCTCCACTAGTTCATAATGAAACTTTAAAAGAATATAAAGAGCTTACACCTCTTTTAAATAATTTAGAAAATATATTAAGCGATGAAGAAATGCAAAAACTAAATTATAGAGCAGATGTTAAAAAAGAAGATTTAAATGTAATAGCTACAGATTTTTTAAAGGATAAAAATTTAATTAAATAA
- a CDS encoding ABC transporter ATP-binding protein has product MIKFENIKKSFDKSVVINNLNLEIKEGEFVVFIGESGCGKTTTMKMINKLIEPTEGKIYINGKDISKVKSTELRRNIGYVIQRVGLFPHMTVGENIELVPLLKKWEEKKRHERARELLDLVGLPANEYYDRYPHELSGGQQQRVGIARALAVNPDIILMDEPFSALDPITREQLQDEMVRLQEELGKTIVLVSHDMDEAIKLADKIAVMNDSKVVQYASPEEILINPANEFVENFVGKDRLWRQPEMLSSKDIMIKDYPKVFTGRSIVQAIERMKERQVEFLIVIDKENNYQGYVTRKEFINTDSSVKMKDIKNTSVEPINEDLNLVEVIDIMKKKHVRFLPVTNKENVVKGVITKSSLLNVISDLINID; this is encoded by the coding sequence TTGATTAAATTCGAAAATATAAAAAAATCTTTTGATAAAAGTGTAGTAATCAATAATTTAAATTTAGAAATAAAAGAAGGAGAGTTTGTTGTATTCATTGGAGAGAGTGGATGTGGTAAAACTACAACAATGAAAATGATTAATAAACTTATAGAACCTACTGAGGGGAAAATATACATAAATGGAAAAGATATATCTAAGGTTAAGTCTACGGAACTTCGTAGAAATATAGGTTATGTAATACAAAGAGTGGGCCTATTTCCTCATATGACTGTTGGAGAAAATATAGAGTTAGTTCCTCTTCTTAAAAAATGGGAAGAAAAGAAAAGACATGAAAGAGCTAGAGAATTACTTGATTTAGTAGGGCTTCCTGCTAATGAATATTATGATAGATATCCGCATGAATTAAGTGGAGGACAGCAGCAAAGGGTAGGTATTGCTAGAGCTCTTGCTGTGAATCCAGATATAATACTTATGGACGAGCCTTTTTCGGCACTTGATCCTATAACAAGAGAGCAGCTTCAAGATGAAATGGTTAGACTTCAAGAGGAACTAGGGAAGACTATTGTACTAGTATCTCATGATATGGATGAGGCTATAAAGCTTGCAGATAAAATAGCTGTTATGAATGATTCAAAGGTTGTACAATACGCATCACCAGAGGAAATACTAATTAATCCTGCAAACGAATTTGTAGAAAATTTTGTTGGCAAGGATCGTCTATGGAGACAACCAGAAATGTTATCTTCTAAGGATATAATGATAAAGGATTATCCAAAGGTATTTACTGGAAGAAGTATAGTACAGGCTATAGAGAGAATGAAGGAAAGACAAGTTGAATTTTTAATAGTTATAGATAAGGAAAATAATTATCAAGGTTATGTAACAAGAAAAGAGTTTATTAATACAGATTCTAGTGTGAAGATGAAGGATATAAAGAATACTAGTGTTGAACCTATTAATGAAGATTTAAATTTAGTTGAGGTTATAGATATTATGAAGAAAAAGCATGTAAGATTCCTTCCTGTTACCAACAAAGAAAATGTAGTTAAAGGGGTAATAACTAAGAGTTCACTACTTAATGTTATATCTGATTTAATAAATATAGATTAA
- a CDS encoding aspartate carbamoyltransferase regulatory subunit produces the protein MLNINSIKKGIVIDHIKAGCGYKIFKQLGLHKADYSVALLKNVSSKAMDKKDIIKIENEINIDFTVLGIIDPNITVNVIEDEKIKEKIKLSIPEKVKGIFKCKNPRCITTVENIDEVEFILVNEEKKEYKCEYCESRTSL, from the coding sequence ATGCTTAATATAAATAGTATAAAAAAAGGCATAGTAATAGATCATATAAAGGCTGGATGTGGATATAAGATATTTAAACAATTAGGACTTCATAAGGCTGATTACTCAGTTGCACTTTTAAAAAATGTAAGTTCAAAGGCCATGGATAAAAAAGATATAATAAAAATTGAGAATGAAATAAATATAGACTTTACAGTACTTGGGATAATAGATCCTAATATAACTGTTAATGTAATAGAGGATGAGAAAATAAAAGAAAAAATAAAGCTTTCAATTCCTGAAAAGGTAAAAGGAATATTTAAATGTAAAAATCCAAGATGTATAACTACTGTTGAGAATATAGATGAAGTTGAGTTTATATTGGTCAATGAGGAAAAGAAAGAGTATAAATGTGAGTACTGCGAAAGTAGAACATCTTTGTAA
- the pyrB gene encoding aspartate carbamoyltransferase translates to MLKGRNLIQPNDFSLGELDSVLSLGEKIIQNPEKYTDVCKGKLLSTLFYEPSTRTRFSFEAAMLRLGGSLVGFSEPGSSSVSKGESLADTIRTVGCYADIIAMRHPKEGSAYLASKYSNIPVINAGDGGHQHPTQTLTDLLTIKSLKKDLNNLTIGLCGDLKFGRTVHSLVKAMARYQNTKFIFISPSELKIPDYIKEEIQGNYYETSSLEEVIDKVDILYMTRVQRERFVSEEEYLRLKDSYILTKDKLKNAKEDMLVLHPLPRVNEISTEVDDDPRAVYFEQARYGMFVRMALIMKLLGVDVDA, encoded by the coding sequence ATGTTAAAAGGAAGAAATTTAATCCAACCTAATGATTTTTCACTAGGAGAGTTAGACTCAGTATTAAGTCTTGGTGAAAAAATAATCCAAAACCCTGAGAAGTATACTGATGTTTGTAAAGGGAAGTTATTATCTACATTATTTTATGAGCCATCTACTAGAACTAGGTTCAGCTTTGAAGCTGCTATGCTTAGGCTAGGTGGAAGTTTAGTAGGTTTTTCTGAGCCGGGTTCATCTTCTGTATCAAAGGGAGAATCACTTGCTGACACTATAAGAACTGTTGGGTGCTATGCTGACATAATAGCTATGAGACATCCAAAGGAAGGTAGTGCCTACCTTGCATCTAAATACTCAAATATACCTGTAATAAATGCAGGTGATGGAGGACATCAACATCCTACCCAAACTCTTACTGATTTACTTACTATAAAATCTTTGAAAAAAGATTTAAATAATCTTACTATAGGGCTTTGTGGAGACTTAAAGTTTGGCCGTACTGTACATTCGTTAGTTAAGGCCATGGCTAGATATCAAAACACAAAGTTTATATTCATATCCCCATCTGAACTTAAGATTCCAGACTATATAAAAGAAGAAATACAGGGAAACTACTACGAAACTTCAAGCTTAGAAGAAGTAATAGACAAGGTTGACATACTTTATATGACTAGGGTACAAAGAGAGAGATTTGTAAGTGAAGAAGAATATCTAAGACTTAAAGACAGCTATATACTTACAAAAGATAAATTAAAAAATGCAAAAGAAGATATGCTTGTACTTCATCCACTTCCAAGAGTAAATGAAATATCAACTGAAGTAGATGATGACCCTAGAGCTGTGTATTTTGAACAGGCTAGATACGGAATGTTTGTTAGAATGGCTTTAATTATGAAGTTATTGGGGGTTGATGTAGATGCTTAA
- a CDS encoding leucine-rich repeat domain-containing protein: MDNIKTSKKELCLIMLIMIVYMIIQLFYMNLSSDGKFSGVWAGLMVGSIISELMKEPREDIWRKIFIRCSIPMIMIFNCMLFRFSIYIPNYIILLSILGVYLIYLYKKNLDKHIRILCGIMLFILILFFYTDYYIKSNNIIKDINFRRYISKEYDIKGKIEPHDLENIEKLMIHGSADINSIEGVEYFTNLKELNISDAYRINDFSPLAKNESLKELGLWYMDLNDLKSIPEINNIEGLNISHPRYGKLYNLKNFQNLKKLHIRGIEYTKDLNCIKPVENINELYLGSSQIVTFDGIEKFESLEELYLNRIYPLDVSKVFELKNLKKVSIDDCNIQKKYAFIQKLKDKGIEVEMK; the protein is encoded by the coding sequence ATGGATAATATTAAAACCAGTAAAAAAGAGTTATGCTTGATTATGTTGATTATGATAGTGTATATGATTATTCAATTATTTTATATGAATTTATCATCAGATGGTAAATTCTCAGGTGTTTGGGCTGGTCTTATGGTAGGATCTATTATAAGTGAACTTATGAAAGAACCAAGAGAAGATATATGGAGGAAGATATTTATAAGGTGCAGTATTCCAATGATTATGATATTTAATTGTATGCTGTTTAGATTTTCAATATATATACCTAATTATATAATCTTGTTGAGTATATTAGGAGTTTACCTAATTTATTTATATAAAAAAAATCTTGATAAACACATAAGAATTTTATGTGGTATTATGCTATTTATATTAATATTATTCTTTTATACGGACTATTATATTAAATCAAACAATATAATAAAGGATATAAATTTTAGGAGATATATATCGAAAGAATATGATATAAAAGGAAAGATAGAACCTCATGATTTGGAGAACATTGAAAAGCTGATGATACATGGGTCAGCAGATATAAACAGTATAGAGGGGGTAGAGTATTTTACTAATTTAAAAGAACTAAATATTTCTGATGCTTATAGAATAAATGATTTTTCTCCTTTGGCGAAAAATGAGAGTCTCAAGGAGTTAGGATTATGGTATATGGATTTGAATGATTTGAAATCTATACCTGAAATTAATAATATAGAAGGCTTGAATATTTCACATCCTAGATATGGTAAACTGTATAATTTAAAAAACTTTCAAAACTTAAAAAAACTGCATATTAGGGGGATAGAATATACGAAAGATTTGAATTGTATAAAACCAGTTGAAAATATAAACGAGCTATATCTTGGAAGTTCCCAAATAGTTACTTTTGATGGTATAGAGAAATTTGAAAGTCTTGAAGAACTTTATTTAAATAGGATTTATCCACTTGATGTATCTAAAGTGTTCGAACTTAAAAATTTGAAGAAAGTAAGCATAGATGATTGCAATATACAAAAAAAGTATGCATTTATACAAAAACTAAAGGATAAAGGAATTGAAGTTGAAATGAAATAA
- a CDS encoding muramidase family protein: protein MDFIKNYKLKQENGEYLLVIYLNNINTEFADELDKIRENENSNFIDQVQQYIKTQFPNLKIAMCKVMLGSMLITSFAVPSTQVFAATNQSSINQNSFIDYKVQSGDSLWSIANKFNVSISEIKSVNNLTSDTIYVDQNLKIPSNNVYVVKSGDTLYKLSQTYNTTIDKIKKDNNLTNDNLYIGQKLIINQENKSVDTTKYIVKKGDTLWKISQMFNVSVASLKSINNLSSDNIYEGQTIYLKGNVESKEPTITYKTHKVQSGETTWSISIDNGIPMQELLDANNLTANSQLSIGQELRVPVHNIPIKETMGSQYGEYLDWWTEAQYIMAINDVAKVTDIETGKSFMVKRTIGANHADCEPLTSNDTDIAKQVWGGYSWNTRAVLVEVDGRRIAASMSFMPHSVQYITDNNFEGHFDIHFLNSTRHKDGLVDEYHQEKVRIAAGLE from the coding sequence ATGGATTTTATTAAAAACTATAAGCTAAAACAAGAAAATGGAGAGTATCTATTAGTAATATACTTAAATAATATTAATACAGAGTTTGCAGATGAGCTAGATAAAATAAGAGAAAATGAAAATTCTAATTTTATAGATCAAGTACAACAATATATAAAGACTCAGTTTCCTAATCTTAAAATAGCTATGTGTAAAGTTATGCTAGGTTCTATGTTGATCACATCATTTGCTGTTCCAAGTACACAAGTATTCGCAGCTACTAATCAATCAAGTATAAATCAAAACTCTTTTATAGACTATAAGGTTCAAAGCGGAGATAGTTTATGGTCTATTGCTAATAAATTTAATGTGTCTATTAGTGAAATAAAATCTGTAAATAATTTAACTAGTGATACTATATATGTTGATCAAAATTTAAAGATACCATCTAATAATGTTTATGTAGTAAAATCAGGCGATACATTGTATAAGTTATCTCAAACATATAATACAACTATTGATAAAATAAAAAAAGATAATAATCTAACTAATGATAACCTATATATAGGTCAAAAACTTATAATAAATCAAGAAAATAAAAGTGTTGATACTACTAAATACATAGTTAAAAAAGGAGATACTCTGTGGAAAATATCTCAAATGTTCAATGTATCAGTAGCTTCTTTAAAGAGCATAAATAACTTATCTTCAGATAATATATATGAAGGTCAAACGATTTATCTTAAAGGGAATGTAGAATCTAAAGAACCAACGATAACATATAAAACTCATAAGGTTCAATCTGGTGAAACTACTTGGAGCATAAGTATTGACAATGGAATTCCTATGCAGGAATTACTAGATGCGAATAACTTAACAGCAAATAGTCAACTTAGTATAGGGCAAGAATTGAGAGTTCCGGTTCACAACATACCTATAAAAGAAACAATGGGAAGTCAGTATGGAGAATATCTAGATTGGTGGACTGAGGCACAGTATATAATGGCGATTAACGATGTAGCTAAAGTTACGGATATAGAAACTGGAAAATCTTTTATGGTAAAAAGAACTATAGGAGCAAATCATGCCGACTGTGAACCATTGACAAGTAATGATACGGATATAGCAAAGCAAGTCTGGGGAGGATATTCGTGGAATACTAGAGCTGTTTTAGTTGAAGTAGATGGAAGAAGAATTGCAGCATCAATGTCATTTATGCCTCATAGTGTACAGTATATAACGGATAATAATTTTGAAGGGCATTTTGATATACATTTTTTAAATAGTACTAGACATAAAGATGGACTGGTAGACGAGTATCATCAGGAAAAGGTTAGGATAGCAGCTGGATTAGAATAA
- a CDS encoding GNAT family N-acetyltransferase gives MRKATLNDLDNIMDIIKETVKDMNSSNNYQWDDNYPNNNTFKNDINNNTLYIKEIGGNIAGFICVDYNETKEYDELDWSLNEKAAVIHRMAVNPKFRRRGIGTKLINFAKEIAVDKNINHIKTDTHSSNDKMDNLFRKCGFNPVGKVQFEGKEDTFICYENVLK, from the coding sequence ATGAGAAAAGCCACTTTAAATGATTTAGATAATATTATGGATATAATAAAAGAAACTGTAAAAGATATGAATTCATCTAACAACTATCAGTGGGATGATAATTACCCCAACAACAATACCTTTAAAAATGATATAAACAATAACACTCTATATATAAAAGAAATTGGCGGCAATATAGCTGGATTTATATGTGTTGACTACAACGAAACAAAAGAATACGATGAACTAGATTGGTCTTTAAATGAAAAGGCTGCTGTTATTCATAGGATGGCTGTTAATCCTAAATTCAGAAGAAGAGGTATAGGTACTAAGTTGATAAACTTTGCAAAAGAAATAGCTGTAGATAAAAATATAAATCATATAAAAACTGATACTCATTCATCAAATGATAAAATGGATAATCTATTTAGAAAATGCGGATTTAATCCTGTAGGTAAAGTTCAATTTGAAGGAAAAGAAGATACTTTTATATGTTATGAAAATGTACTAAAATAG